In Phragmites australis chromosome 16, lpPhrAust1.1, whole genome shotgun sequence, one DNA window encodes the following:
- the LOC133896361 gene encoding uncharacterized protein LOC133896361 — MAISARPLLAALLLLLPALLLSAVSAADSKDNPADQLVALVNSNRTASKASSVADNQGLGCIALQYIKAYEGQCKQVSVKKPMESSFTDTFAPNCGVQATTLSKITGRLVACQSNYASPAEIFDILINDAKDLQVLHSKNHTEVGAAVSGTDGGGPYFWCVLFSDGKPSTSFKVDGEVPKTAHPGCFSGNNDDCMGAKNGAISTNVGTSRLVAALLFAIACAFAL; from the exons ATGGCGATCTCCGCGCGGCCGCTCCTGGccgccctgctgctgctgctgccggcgCTCCTCCTCTCGGCCGTCTCTGCCGCCGACAGCAAGG ACAACCCTGCCGATCAGCTCGTGGCATTGGTCAACAGCAACCGTACTGCCAGCAAGGCTTCTTCTGTTGCGGATAATCAAGGTCTGGGATGCATTGCTCTGCAGTACATCAAAGCATATGAAGGTCAATGCAAACAGGTGAGCGTCAAGAAGCCTATGGAGTCCAGTTTCACCGACACATTCGCCCCGAACTGTGGCGTCCAAGCCACAACTCTTTCCAAGATTACCGGGAGGCTTGTGGCGTGCCAGTCCAACTACGCATCTCCAGCTGAGATCTTCGACATCCTGATTAATGATGCGAAGGACCTTCAGGTATTGCATAGCAAGAACCACACGGAAGTGGGAGCAGCTGTCAGTGGCACTGATGGCGGCGGGCCGTACTTCTGGTGTGTTCTGTTTAGCGATGGGAAGCCAAGTACCAGCTTTAAGGTGGATGGCGAAGTGCCCAAGACCGCCCATCCGGGATGCTTCAGTGGCAACAATGACGACTGCATGGGTGCCAAGAATGGTGCCATTTCAACCAATGTGGGTACATCGAGGCTGGTGGCAGCCCTTCTTTTTGCCATAGCTTGTGCTTTTGCTCTGTGA